In Neochlamydia sp. AcF84, a single genomic region encodes these proteins:
- the ileS gene encoding isoleucine--tRNA ligase encodes MFAEILPESFDEREKRILEFWSVNKIFTKSVEENRDKPLFAFYDGPPFATGLPHYGHLLAGTIKDVVLRYKTMKGFCVPRRFGWDCHGLPVENEIEKMHNLSGGDAIQTFGIANFNEECRKIVLRYTEEWKTIVQRMGRWVDFDQTYRTMDVNFMESVWWVFQQLYNKGLVYEGYKVMPYSAKLGTPLSNFEAGENYKEVDDPALTLAFPLLDEPHTAILAWTTTPWTLVSNLALMVGPEIDYVKILHIASAQHYILAKSRLSATFKSESEYEILEEMKGRDLAGKSYKPPFKYFADRASHGAFRIILEDSVSVEEGTGIVHAAPAFGEVDFYACQREGIEIVCPVDSNGLFTSEIPEYQGLFVKEADKEIIKHLKKEGIVFSHGVCRHRYPFCWRSDTPLIYKAVTTWFVAVEKIKDSLVKANEQIHWTPSYVKHGRFGKWLEGARDWAISRNRYWGTPIPIWRADDGEMLVIGSIQELETKSGTNIKDLHRHFIDQLTLTHNGKVFRRITEVFDCWFESGSMPYAQNHYPFENQELFQKIFPADFIAEGLDQTRGWFYTLTILSTALFDQPAFKNVIVNGIVLAEDGAKMSKRLRNYPDPSLVIERFGADAVRVYMMHSPAVRAEDLCFVESGVELILRQVMLPLWNAYSFFITYARIYGWRPCGQLKKPVAIIDRWVISLLNKLIKQVEVGMDDYNLSHGIEPTIYFIEQLTNWYIRRSRRRFWEEKASNDRNEAFATLYHVLLTFTKVAAPYIPFMSEAIYQNLRSEEMPQSVHLCAYPEYNEQMRDEQLEAAMAAVQSTVSLGHALRKEHKLKVRQPLAKAHIISADSVTLQFLKEQQHLIADELNVKIIEFAEKESSFVNLKAKPNFRILGKKVGKLMKATQQAIDAFNQEQLSTLLKGHSLPLIIEETEVVLTSEDVQVERQVFEGLAGANEGSITIVLETALNEELLMEGIARELVNKINTMRREANLEVTDRIHVNIETTERVKLAFEHYKEYVQQEVLAVTVEFNESPEGDDWDINNEPARIYLNKAHAA; translated from the coding sequence ATGTTTGCAGAAATTCTTCCAGAAAGTTTTGACGAGCGTGAAAAAAGAATTCTTGAATTTTGGAGTGTAAATAAAATTTTCACAAAATCGGTAGAAGAAAATCGAGATAAACCTCTTTTTGCTTTTTATGATGGTCCTCCTTTTGCTACAGGTCTTCCTCATTATGGTCATTTATTAGCAGGCACCATTAAAGATGTAGTTTTGCGTTATAAAACCATGAAAGGATTTTGCGTGCCTCGGCGTTTCGGCTGGGATTGCCACGGTCTTCCTGTGGAAAATGAGATTGAAAAAATGCATAACCTCTCGGGTGGAGATGCTATTCAAACTTTTGGGATAGCTAATTTCAACGAGGAGTGTAGAAAAATTGTTTTACGTTATACTGAAGAGTGGAAAACGATTGTCCAGCGTATGGGGAGATGGGTTGACTTTGATCAAACTTATCGAACGATGGATGTGAATTTTATGGAATCGGTATGGTGGGTCTTTCAGCAGCTTTATAATAAAGGGCTGGTTTATGAGGGCTATAAAGTCATGCCTTATTCTGCTAAGCTAGGAACACCACTTTCTAATTTTGAAGCAGGCGAAAATTATAAAGAGGTAGATGATCCTGCTTTAACTCTAGCTTTTCCTTTGCTAGATGAACCTCATACAGCTATTTTAGCCTGGACCACTACTCCCTGGACGCTTGTTTCTAATTTAGCTCTCATGGTAGGGCCTGAGATAGACTATGTAAAAATCCTACACATTGCCTCTGCCCAACACTACATTTTAGCAAAGTCTAGGCTCTCGGCTACTTTTAAGAGTGAAAGCGAATATGAAATATTAGAAGAAATGAAGGGTAGGGACTTAGCAGGTAAAAGTTATAAGCCGCCTTTTAAATATTTTGCTGATAGAGCGAGCCATGGAGCTTTTCGTATAATTCTTGAGGATAGCGTGTCGGTAGAAGAGGGCACGGGAATTGTTCATGCAGCCCCTGCTTTTGGAGAAGTAGATTTCTATGCGTGTCAAAGAGAGGGCATAGAGATTGTGTGTCCCGTCGATAGCAATGGACTTTTCACTAGTGAAATTCCTGAATACCAAGGATTATTTGTTAAAGAGGCGGATAAAGAGATCATTAAGCACTTAAAGAAAGAGGGTATAGTCTTTTCTCATGGTGTCTGCCGCCACCGCTATCCTTTCTGCTGGCGATCTGACACTCCTCTTATTTATAAAGCTGTAACTACCTGGTTCGTAGCTGTAGAAAAAATAAAAGACTCGTTGGTAAAAGCTAATGAGCAAATTCATTGGACTCCCTCGTATGTTAAGCATGGGCGTTTTGGTAAATGGTTAGAAGGTGCTAGAGATTGGGCTATCAGTCGAAATCGCTACTGGGGGACTCCTATTCCTATCTGGCGCGCAGACGATGGAGAGATGCTTGTTATCGGAAGCATTCAAGAGCTAGAAACCAAAAGTGGGACTAACATTAAAGACTTACATCGACATTTTATTGATCAGCTAACTCTCACCCACAATGGAAAAGTTTTTAGACGTATCACCGAAGTCTTCGATTGTTGGTTTGAGTCGGGCTCTATGCCGTACGCGCAAAATCATTATCCCTTTGAAAATCAAGAGCTTTTCCAGAAGATATTTCCTGCAGATTTTATTGCAGAAGGTTTAGATCAGACACGCGGTTGGTTTTATACGTTAACTATTCTATCCACCGCCCTTTTTGATCAGCCAGCATTTAAAAACGTTATTGTGAATGGAATCGTCTTGGCAGAGGATGGGGCAAAAATGTCCAAGCGCTTGCGCAATTATCCTGATCCTAGCCTTGTCATTGAGCGTTTTGGCGCCGATGCGGTTCGTGTCTATATGATGCATAGTCCGGCAGTACGTGCCGAAGACCTTTGCTTTGTGGAATCAGGGGTGGAGCTTATCTTACGTCAAGTAATGCTGCCTTTATGGAATGCTTATAGCTTTTTTATCACCTACGCACGTATCTATGGCTGGCGCCCTTGTGGTCAGCTGAAAAAGCCCGTCGCTATTATCGATCGATGGGTAATCTCGCTTCTAAATAAGCTTATCAAACAAGTAGAAGTAGGAATGGATGATTATAACCTTAGCCATGGTATCGAGCCTACAATTTATTTCATTGAGCAGCTGACTAATTGGTATATCAGACGTTCGCGCCGCCGCTTCTGGGAAGAAAAAGCGTCTAATGATCGTAATGAAGCTTTTGCCACTCTTTATCATGTTCTATTGACCTTTACGAAGGTGGCAGCACCTTATATTCCTTTTATGAGCGAAGCTATTTATCAGAATCTGAGAAGTGAAGAAATGCCTCAATCCGTTCACCTTTGTGCTTATCCAGAATATAATGAGCAGATGCGTGATGAGCAACTGGAGGCCGCCATGGCTGCGGTACAAAGTACGGTAAGTTTAGGCCATGCTTTAAGAAAAGAGCATAAGCTTAAAGTTCGACAACCGCTGGCGAAGGCTCATATTATTTCCGCTGATAGCGTGACTCTTCAATTTTTAAAAGAGCAACAGCACCTGATTGCCGATGAACTCAATGTGAAAATAATCGAATTTGCCGAGAAAGAGTCTTCATTTGTTAATCTTAAAGCTAAGCCTAATTTTCGCATCTTAGGCAAAAAAGTGGGTAAGTTAATGAAAGCTACTCAGCAAGCAATTGATGCTTTTAATCAAGAACAATTATCTACCTTATTGAAAGGTCATTCGCTTCCTTTAATCATAGAAGAGACAGAAGTAGTGTTGACTTCGGAAGATGTTCAGGTTGAACGCCAGGTTTTTGAGGGCCTAGCTGGAGCTAATGAAGGATCGATCACTATTGTTTTAGAGACAGCTTTAAATGAAGAGCTTTTAATGGAAGGGATTGCCAGGGAGCTCGTGAATAAAATTAATACAATGCGGCGAGAAGCTAATTTAGAAGTGACTGATCGCATTCACGTAAATATAGAAACAACCGAACGAGTAAAGCTAGCTTTTGAGCATTATAAAGAATATGTGCAACAAGAAGTATTGGCGGTTACTGTAGAGTTTAACGAATCCCCTGAAGGCGATGATTGGGATATTAACAATGAGCCGGCTAGGATCTATTTAAATAAGGCCCATGCTGCTTGA
- a CDS encoding SLC13 family permease codes for MAITLNIYTISMIIVFIIGYGFITIEHVIRVNKTTTALLMAIICWILQFANHHDKFSHQENLDSLAAHVADISQVIFFLIGALSVVELINAHHGFKIILDVIKVRSKVRLLWLLGLITFFLSAVLDNLTTTLVVLSIMQKLLTNREDRWLIGGGIVIAANAGGAWTPIGDVTTTMLWIGGQVTSWAIIKNLFFPSLACFIGSFSIISQCLKGSLIEHELLNAHKKLEPIGKLIFLAGIAALIFVPIFKTLTGLPPFMGILFGLGLLWLMTDIAYFKEEDREHLRVPHVLTKIDLSGVLFFFGILLCINALESAELLKMLAQWLNQHVGNTEVIATLIGIASAIVDNVPLVAASMGMYSLQQYPQDSFFWQLVAYCAGTGGSLLIIGSAAGVVFMGLEKVDFSWYLKKISFPASVGYMAGITVYYLLSII; via the coding sequence ATGGCTATCACTCTAAATATTTATACTATTAGCATGATTATTGTCTTTATCATAGGTTATGGCTTTATTACCATAGAACATGTGATCAGAGTCAACAAAACGACCACAGCTTTGCTGATGGCCATTATTTGTTGGATTTTGCAATTTGCTAATCATCACGATAAATTTTCTCATCAAGAGAACTTAGATTCATTAGCTGCTCATGTGGCTGATATTAGCCAGGTAATATTCTTTCTTATAGGTGCTTTGAGCGTCGTGGAGCTTATTAATGCTCATCACGGCTTTAAAATCATTTTAGATGTTATTAAAGTTAGATCTAAAGTTAGACTGCTGTGGCTGTTGGGTTTGATTACTTTCTTTTTATCAGCAGTTCTAGATAACCTAACCACCACGCTTGTAGTGCTTTCCATTATGCAAAAGCTATTGACGAACCGAGAGGATCGCTGGTTAATAGGCGGGGGGATAGTAATTGCAGCCAACGCAGGGGGCGCTTGGACACCGATTGGAGATGTCACGACAACTATGCTATGGATAGGGGGGCAAGTGACTTCATGGGCAATCATTAAAAATCTTTTTTTTCCTAGTCTAGCATGCTTTATTGGCTCATTTTCTATCATTAGCCAATGCTTAAAAGGCTCACTAATCGAGCATGAATTATTGAACGCGCATAAAAAACTAGAACCTATTGGCAAGCTAATTTTTTTAGCAGGTATAGCTGCGCTTATCTTTGTCCCTATTTTTAAAACATTGACGGGTTTGCCCCCCTTTATGGGAATATTGTTTGGTTTAGGGCTATTATGGCTAATGACGGATATTGCTTATTTTAAAGAAGAAGATCGTGAACATTTACGTGTGCCGCATGTATTAACAAAGATTGATTTATCAGGAGTATTATTTTTCTTTGGCATTCTTTTATGCATTAATGCTTTAGAGTCGGCAGAGCTACTAAAAATGTTAGCTCAGTGGTTAAATCAGCATGTAGGAAACACAGAGGTGATAGCCACTCTAATTGGTATAGCTTCAGCAATTGTGGATAATGTTCCATTGGTAGCGGCCAGCATGGGAATGTACAGTCTTCAACAGTATCCTCAAGATTCTTTCTTTTGGCAATTGGTAGCCTATTGTGCAGGCACTGGAGGCAGCCTGTTGATTATTGGCTCTGCTGCAGGTGTGGTCTTTATGGGACTAGAGAAAGTAGATTTTTCCTGGTATTTAAAAAAAATATCTTTTCCTGCCTCTGTAGGCTACATGGCGGGCATTACCGTCTACTATTTACTTAGCATTATCTGA
- a CDS encoding KpsF/GutQ family sugar-phosphate isomerase, with product MLKELLQKENCYLNYFFEKIDLSVAEIVVQSLRDCQGVIVFSGVGKSGLVAEKIAMTMTSTGSRALFISPTNALHGDIGIVSEKDVFVFLSKSGESEELLSLIPTLRNRRVKIIGIVSNAKSRLAKASDIYIDLPLQQELCPFDIVPTTSAVIQLIFGDILAVALMRMKNFSLEEYVKNHPAGRIGKRISLKVSDLMITGSSLPICKPQDKLVNTLVELSNKRCGCVLVIDEAEILQGIFTDGDLRRALQSHGAASLQLPMKDLMIQTARWVAPHNLAWDAMRKMEGDQKNAITVLPVLTEHKKLLGLIKLHDIVQSGI from the coding sequence TTGTTAAAAGAGCTTCTCCAAAAAGAAAACTGTTATTTAAATTATTTTTTTGAAAAGATCGATTTATCTGTTGCTGAGATTGTTGTACAGTCTTTAAGAGATTGCCAGGGAGTTATAGTTTTCTCAGGTGTAGGGAAAAGCGGTTTAGTAGCAGAAAAAATTGCTATGACCATGACTTCTACCGGCTCACGAGCTTTATTTATTTCCCCCACAAACGCTTTACATGGCGATATAGGCATAGTTTCTGAAAAAGACGTATTTGTTTTTCTTAGTAAAAGTGGAGAGAGTGAAGAACTTTTATCTCTTATCCCTACTTTGCGTAATCGGCGAGTAAAAATTATAGGGATTGTCTCCAATGCAAAAAGCCGTTTAGCTAAAGCTAGTGATATATATATCGATCTTCCTTTGCAGCAAGAGCTTTGCCCGTTTGATATAGTGCCGACTACGTCTGCTGTTATACAGCTTATATTTGGAGACATTCTGGCTGTTGCCCTCATGCGCATGAAAAATTTTAGTTTGGAAGAATATGTTAAAAATCATCCTGCAGGTAGGATTGGTAAACGCATCTCGCTTAAAGTGTCTGATTTAATGATCACCGGCTCTAGCCTTCCTATATGCAAGCCTCAAGATAAATTGGTAAATACTCTTGTAGAATTATCTAATAAACGTTGTGGTTGTGTATTAGTGATTGACGAAGCTGAAATTCTACAGGGGATATTTACTGATGGAGATTTAAGGCGGGCTTTGCAATCCCATGGGGCTGCTTCCCTGCAATTGCCTATGAAAGATCTAATGATCCAAACAGCTCGGTGGGTTGCTCCTCATAACTTGGCGTGGGATGCCATGCGTAAGATGGAAGGAGACCAAAAAAATGCTATTACGGTATTACCTGTTCTTACCGAGCATAAAAAGCTGCTAGGCCTTATCAAATTACATGATATTGTCCAATCGGGAATATGA